AGCGGCAGGACTCGGTGGAGCAATACCGCAAGGGCGGGCGCGACGCTTCGGCGGAGAAGGAGGAGCGAGAGATCGCTCTGCTGGAGACCTTCCTGCCCGCCCAGGCCAGCGAGGACGAAATCCGTGACGCCATCCGGCAGCTGGTGCGCGAGGAAGACCTCTCCGGAAACGCCGCCATGGGCCGAGTGATGAAGGCGATCATGGCCCGCTTTGGCGCCGCCACCGATGGCCGGACCGTCAGCCGCATCGCCCGCGAGGTGCTGGCAGAAAACGGCTGATGGCAAGGGTCATCGTCGGCACCGCCGGCCATATCGACCACGGCAAGACCAGCCTGGTTCGGGCTCTCACGGGGATCGACTGCGACCGTTGGGAGCAGGAGAAGACCCGGGGCATCACCATCGACCTCGGCTTCGCCCACTTGACCGCCCACGGGGAGGACGGCGACCTCCAGATCGGGTTCATCGACGTCCCGGGGCACGAGCGGTTTCTGCACAACGCCCTGGCAGGCCTCGGTGGCGTGCGGGTGCTGTTGTTGGTGGTGGCCGCCGACGAGGGGGTCAAGCCCCAAACCCGCGAACATCTGGACATCTGCTCCCTGCTGCACATTCCCAGCGCCGTGGTGGCCCTCACCAAGAGCGACCTGGTCGCCACGGACCTTCTGGAGCTGGCCCAGCTGGAGGTCGAGGAGCTACTCGCCGGCGGCCCCTTCGAGGGCGCGCCGGCAATCGCCGTCTCCAGCACCACCGGGGAAGGCGTGGAGGATCTGCGCCGGGCGCTGCTGGAGCAAGCTCGCTCCCAGGCCCTGGAGGGAACGGACCAACGGCCGGTGCGCCTGCCGGTGGACCGGGCCTTTCATCTCAAAGGAGCGGGGGTGGTGGTCACCGGCACACTGGTCAGCGGCTCCGTGGCTACCGGTGACAGCCTCCAAATCCAGCCCGGAGAAGGCAGCGCCCGGGTGCGCTCCATCCAAGTCCACGGAATGGAACGGCCCGCCGCCCAGACCGGAGAACGCACCTCCCTGCAGCTCGCCGGGGCCGGCCTCGAAGACCTGAGCCGCGGCGTCCACCTGGTAACCCCGGAGGCCTTCCAGGGCTCCCGATCCCTGCTCCTGCGCTGCCGGCTGCTACCCGATGCGGACAAGAGCATCTCCGGCTTCGTCCCGGTACGGGTCCACCACTTCGCCAGCGAAACCGTGGGCAAGATGCGGCCCCTGGACCCTCCGGAGCTGGGCCCCGGCGGCGAAGCTCTGGTGGAGGTGCGGCTCAGCCAGCCGCTGACGGCGGTGCGCGGCGACACGGTGATTCTGCGCCGGCCGTCTCCCGCCGCGACCCTCGGCGGCGGGCCGGTGCTCGACCCCCAATGGCTGCGACACCGGGGCAACGCTCTGGCCAACGCCTTGAAGGCGCTCTCCGGGGATTTGCCCTCGGCGCTGCGCCAGTGGATCTACGAGGGTGGCGAGGCGGGAGCCACGGGCCGGGAGCTGGCCCGCCGCCTAGGAGGACGGCCGGAGGCGGTGCACCCACTGCTGGAAGAGCTCGCCGCCGCCGGCCATCTGCTGGAGGCCCCCGGTTCCTCCGGCGCCTCCGGTGGAGCTCGACGCTGGATTTCGCCGGCGGTCTTCCAGCGCATCCTGCGCCGGGCCCAAAAAGTCCTCGCCAGTTATTTCAAGGAGAATCGTCTGGCCCGCGGCCTACCCAAGGCAGAGGCGGTGCAACGCATTCTCTCGGCCCGCGGAAAGCCCTTGGCGGCGATCTATCTCGACTGGCTGCAATCCGCAAAGGTCCTCGGTCTGGACGGCGATCTGGTCACTCTCCCGGGTCACCGCGCGGAGCTCACCGGCGAGGAGTCCAAGCTCGCCCGCGCCATCGTCGAGAACCTCGACGACGCCGGCCTCAAGCCCCCGAGTCCCGGGGAGCTGCAGCGGGATCTGGGAGCCAAGCCGCAGATCGTCGACGGCGTGGTGGGATATCTGGTGGAGCGAGGCAAGCTGCTGCGCTTGCCCAACGGACTGATCCTCTCGGCCCGCGCCGTCTCCGAGCTGCAGAAAGAGATGGCGGCCGGCGGCTGGGAGAAGTTCACCGTCGTCCAATTCAAGGACCACTTCGGCCTCAGCCGCAAATGGGCCATCCCGATTCTCGAGCACCTGGACTCCGTCGGCTTCACCCGCCGAGCCGGTGACCAGCGGCTCCTGGTCCATGGGTCCTGAAGATCACCTTGGGAGCTCTCCTCCAGCGGCTTGGATTCGGATTCGATTTTTTGAATCCGGGCTCCAACATTGCCACACAAGCAACTCTTGATCCTCTGCAAAGCACTGAATACAGGCTACTTAGAGGGCTACGACTCATCCCCCCAGCAGTGGCATACATCTTGCTCAATATGATTGGCGTGATCAACGTCCCAGGCCCGAATGGAGGAAACGCCATGATCTCGATGCTTCCCGCCTTCACTTTCCGCTTCGCCGCGGAGGTTCTGCGGGTCGCTCGAAACCAATGGCAGACTCTTCGGATCCAACAACCCAATCGGGTCCGAGCGGCCGCTGAACGCCGAAGCTTCCCCTCCCTTGGGAAGCGCAACATCAGCGCTCAGCAGCACTTCGGGCCATGGTGCCGCACCGAACCAAGGTTGCGTCACCCGGGCGTTTTCGGACACAATGTCTGATCACCCCACAGCTCAAAGCTGTCGGAAGCACCCCGGTGTCGCCGGGGAAATAGAACCTCTCCAACAACCCAAACTGGAGAAAAAGGAGGAGCAATGAGAATGAGCCGCTTTCTGAGCATTGCGCTCATGCTCGCCTTGACCTTTGGGGGCACCCTTTCGGTGCTCGCCCAGGGTCAGCAATCCGGTACCCTCACTGGTACCGTGAAGGACAGCAACGGTGATCCGTTGCCCGGCGTTACGGTCACCGTGACGTCCCCGTCCTTGCTGGGCGAGCGCACCGCCTTCACCGGCGCCAACGGTGACTACATCATCCGCGGTCTGAACCCCGGAACCTACAAGGTCGTATTCGAGCTTTCCGGGATGACCACCGTCGAGCGCACCGCCACCGTCGAGCTCGGACGCACTTCGCGTTCCGACGCTCCGATGCAGGTGGCCGAGGTCGAGGAGACCATCGTCGTCCGCGGCGAGGCCCCCACGGCTCTCGAGAGCACCACCGTCGGTGCCAACTACGACGCCGAGACCATCGACTCGCTGGCGACCCCCCGGACCCTGTTCGGCATCGCCCAGCTGGCCCCCGGTCTCAGCACCAACACCCCCAACGGCGGTCAGGTGACGATCTCCGGCGCTTTCGCCTATGACAACGTCTTCCTGATCGACGGTGTGGACACCAACGACAACCTCTTCGGTACCTCGAACAACCTGTTCATCGAGGACGCCATCGAAGAGACCCAGGTCCTGACCTCCGGCGTTTCCGCCGAGTACGGCCGCTTCAGCGGTGGCGTCATCAACGCCATCACCAAGAGCGGTGGTAACGAGTTCTCCGGCAGCGCCCGGATCGACCTGACCAACCCCAGCTGGCGCAACGAGACTCCCATCGAGGAGGACAACGGGATCACCCGTGAGAGCGACCAGCAGGAGGTTCTCCAGGCCACCCTCGGCGGCTACGTGGTGAAGGACGCTCTGTGGTTCTTCCTCGCCGGCCGTGACCAGAGCCTGGCTTCCCAGCACGTGTTCGCGAGCACCAACGTTCCGGTCTCCCGTACCACCGACAACGAGCGGTACGAGATCAAGCTGACCGGCAACATCAACTCGAGCCACACGCTGCAGGGTACCTACACCGAGAACGAGACCTCTCAGTTCCGTCCTTCGTTCAACTTCACCATCGACCCGCGGGCCGCCAAGGCTCGCACGCTGCCCAACGACCTGTTCGTGGTGCGCTACAACGGCGTCCTGACCTCGAACCTCTTCGCCGAGCTTCAGTACTCGGAGAAGGCGTTCCAGTTCGCCGACTCCGGCGGCACCAGCACCGACATCGTTGACTCGCCGTTCCTGTCCTTCGGCAACGGCCTGCAGCACTACAACCAGCCCTACTTCGATGCCACCGATCCTGAGGATCGCAACAACGAGCAGCTGGCTGGTAGCGTTTCCTACTTCCTGTCCAGCGCCAGCGCTGGCTCCCACGACATCAAGGTTGGCTTCGAGGACTTCACGAGCTTCCGCACCGGCGGTAACTCCCAGTCCGCGACCTCCTACGTGTTCGAGGCCGAGTACCTGCAGGATGCCAACGGCAACGCCATTCTGGACGACCAGGGTCGCCTGCAGCCGATCTTCAACGGCGGCGTGATCCTGGAGAACTGGATCGCCGTGCGCGGTGCGCAGATCGACATCCAGACCCAGTCCTTCTACATCAACGACAAGTGGAACTTCAACGACCACTGGTCCTTCAACATCGGCGCTCGCTACGAGCAGGTGGACGGAACCGCCACCGGTGGCGTGCAGCCGGTGGACGCGGACGCCTTCGTGCCGCGTCTGGCCGCGTCCTATGACGTGCGCGGTGACGGCAAGTACAAGTTCGACCTGACCTACGCCGAGTACGCTGGTAAGTACTCCGAGGCTCAGTTCGCGAACAACACCAACGTGGGTACTCCCGATTACATCGGTCTGTTCTACGACGGTCCCGAAGGCGTGGGTCTCGACTTCGCTCCGGGCTTCGACCTGAACAACTACGTGCCCTACAACGCGGTCTTCCCGCTGCAGAACGTGTTCTACGACGAGGGCATCAACTCGCCCGTCGTCGAGGAGATCACTTTCTCCGCCGGCGCTGAGATCGGCCGGGGCGGCTACCTCAAGCTGACCTACACCGACCGCAGCACCAGCGACTTCGTCGAGGACTTCATCAACGATCCGCTGAACCCGGTGACGGTGGTTACCCCCATCGGCAACCAGGTCGCTGATCGTCAGGTGTTCTCGAACACCAGCGCTCCGGTGCGTGACTACCAGGGTCTGCAGCTGCAGGGCCGCTACCGCATCACCAACAACTGGCAGGTCGAGGGTCACTGGACCCACCAGATCACCAACGACGGTAACTTCGAGGGTGAGGGCACCAACACCCCTGGCTCCTCGTCGACCTTCGGTGATTACCCTGAGGTGTTCAACAAGGACCGTCACTTCCCCGAGGGTCGTCTGAACGACTTCCAGGAAGACCGTGTCCGCCTGTGGACCACCTACAACCTGGGCCTCGGCCGGGCCGGCAACGTTGGCCTCAGCCTGCTGCTCAACTACGACTCCGCTCCGACTTACAGCCTGAGCGCGACTCGTGTTCCTCTTACCGACCAGCAGCGCGCGGCCAACCCGGGCTACCGTGGTCTGCCGACCACCCAGACGCTCTTCTTCGGTGAGCGGGGAACTGAGGAGTTCGAGAGCTCCACGACCGTGGACTTCGCGGCTACTTACTCCCTGCCCATCTGGAGGTCTCTGGAGACTTGGGTGAAGTTCGACATGCGCAACGTCTTCGACGACGACAGCGTGATCGACGGTTTCCAGACCGTTGGTGCGAACTTCGGCGGCCCGACGGATGCCGATGGTCTTCCGACCACCTTCACCCGTCCGGCGAACCTTGGTAATCCGCAGAACAACGAAGACTTCGTGACTCCTCGCGAGTACCGGATCTCCGCGGGTATCCGCTTCTAAGATCCGATTCGCGAACGTCTTCGCGAGAAAGGGGGGCGGCTTCGGCCGTCCCCTTTTTTTATGTCTTGAAGTTTCTCGCCTCGACCCTTCGCAGAACCAGCCAGCCCATCAGCCGCCGAGGGAAATCCGAGGCACTTCCAGCGCCTCCAGCTCTTCCCCTTCCACCAGCCGATAGAAGCGATCCAAAGCCGGGACGGCGAGCTCCTGCACCGTTCCACTGCCGGGCCAGCGCACGATGAGCCGGTCGACGGCTACCGCTTCGGCGCCCAAGCCGAGCTCTAGCTGGAGACTGTTGCCGCCGAAGGAACCACCGGTGCCCACCAATGCGTGGACCGAACGCACCGAACCATCCTGGTTGCGGACTCGCGCCTCTACCCGGGCGCCGACAGCGTGGCGGTTGGCCTTCTTGCCCTCGAAACGGAGGGTGATCCAATGGCCGGTGCTGTCTAGGCCTTCACCACCGGGATTCTCGAAGAGCGCATTGCCAAAGGCGTCGCCGGGGTAAAAGCCGCCGAGCTGCTCGAAGAGATCCTGGTCGCCGTCGTTGTCCACGTCGCCGAACGCCACGCTGTGGCCCTTCTGCACGTGCCCGAAGCCGCCGCTGTAGGTGACATCCTCGAAGCGGCCACCGGTGTTGCGCAGCAGAATGTTGGGGAATTGGCTCTCGAACTCCGGATCGCCGGTGCCGATGTAGAAGTCGAGCCAGCCGTCGTTGTCCACGTCGCCGTAATTCGAGCCCATGGGCAGCATCGGCTGCTCGATGCCTACGCTGCGGGAAACCTCGGTGAATCGGCCACCGTCGTTGCGGTAGAGCAGCGGCTGGCCGTCGGGCACCGGAACGCCGAAGAAATGCGCCGCGACCTTGATGCCGGGGCCGTTGTAGTCCGCCACCAGCAGATCCAGGTCGCCGTCGTTGTCGTAGTCGAAGAACCAGCTGGCAAAACTGTTGCCCTCCGGCTGCAACACCCCGGCGGCGGCCGCCACATCCTCGAAGGTGCCGTCGCCGCGGTTCTCGTAGAGACGGTTGGGGCCGAAGTTGGAGACGTAGAGGTCCGGATCCCCGTCGTCGTCGTAGTCGCCCCAGGTCACGCCCTTGGCGAAGCGCCGGTTGGCGACGCCGGCGGCCTCGGTGACGTCGGTGAAGCTCGCGCCGTCGTTGCGCCATAGCCGGGAGGGGTAGAGGTTGGGCTCCAGCGCCTCGTTGCCGACGTAGAGATCCAGGTCGCCGTCGCCGTCGTAGTCCGCCCAGGCGGCGGTTTGGGTGGGCACCGCGGGCTCCGCCAGGCCGGCGGAGCGGGTGACGTCCTCGAAACGCCCGGTTTCCTGCACCCGGTTGCGCAGCAGAGAGTTGCGGATGCGCCCCTGCTCGAAGAGCCAGGCTCCCCGCAGCACCAGCAGATCCACCGCCCCGTCGCCGTCGTAGTCCGCCTGAACCAGATTCAACCCGCCCAGCTGCTCATCCAGCCCCCAGGCGCGGGTGACGTCCTCGAAGCCGCCGTGGCCGTCGTTGCGGAAGGCCTTGAGGTGATCGCAGGGATCCGAGGTGGAGGTCACCAGGTCCAACAGACCGTCGCCGTCCAGATCCTCCATCACCGCTCCGCCGGCGAGATCCAAAGCATTGATTCCCAGCTCCGGACCGCGATCCACCCAGCGGCCCGGTTCCCCCGGCAGCTGAGCCTTGGCAAAGGTGGATTCCGAGAGCCGGTAGGGCTCCGGCACACCCTGCGGAAAATCCCCGGAGACCATCCGCGACAGGTTGAGCAGCCAGGCGGTCTGGACGCTGCGGGGCACTTCCTGGAGAAAAGCCTGGAAATAGTCGCCGGCGCGCCGGGCATGGTCCGGCAGCGGGTGGACGCCCTCCGGCAACACCGGCAGGATGCAGCTGGCGGAGGTGTGGTGGCCGATGCAGTTGACGTCCTCGGCGGCCTGAAGGTGCGCGAGACCGGTCAGGGCCACCAGATCGAGGCGGGCCTCCCGCGGGGCGTTGGTCTTCTGGGCCAGCGCCAAGGCCGTCTCCAGCTCCTCGACCGCCTCCAGCGGCTTGCCCAGCTCGATCAGCTCCCGCCCCAGCCGGCGGCGCAGCTCCAGCTCCGTCGCTCCATCGAGCCCCGGCGCCTGGAGCCGCCGCTGCAACTCCTCCGCGGGGCGCAGGCCGAAATAGCGCTGGTCGCTGTCCTGGAGCCGGCGGCAGATCTCTTCCATCTCCTCGCGCACTCCCTCCTCTCGAGCGGTTCTCGGGGATGCTTGCGGAGAGGCCGTTTCTTGCTCGTTCGCCGAGTCACCGGCAGGGCGTTCTTCCGCCGAGCGGTCACCACAGGCGGCGGAGAGAAGACCGAGGCTGAGGAAAAGAATGAGGGCGGACTGGAAGAAGGGTCTATTGCTCATCAGCGGGGACTATAGCAATCCCTTCGGAGCTCCTGGCAGGAGGGAGGGAAGCTCCAAGGAGACCGTTGCGCCGGTAGCTAGCTTGAGTCGCCGAACCAACCCCGCCCGGGGATCCAATCCCCGGGCTACTCAGGCCCCGCCAGCTCCGCTGGCTCCGGAAGGGAGAGTGTAGGTGAGCAAGATCTGGGAGCCGGATTCATCCGGCGGTGTACTGGGTAGCCCCGGGATTGATCCCGGGGCGGAGGCGTTGAGACCGCGCATCCTTGGCGAACCATTCTTGATGAGCCAGCCCACCATGCAACCAACAAGTGCGTTCAGGGTTTGCGGGCTTCGAGCTCGCGATACTGCTCTTCGGCAGTGGCACGATCTCCCAGCGTCTCCGCCAGTCGCGCCAGCTCCGCCCGCTGCTCCAGATCGTCCGGGTCCGTGGCTACCGCCAAGGCCAGCTGCTCCTTGGCCTCCTGCAAGCGGCCCAGACGGGCGAGCACCACGGCCAGAGTTCGCCGGGCCGCCAGCCGGTGGGGGTCGATGGCGAGCACTGCCCGCAAATGGGGCACTGCCTCCTCTTCCCGGCCGAGGGCCAGCAGTGCCCGGGCGAGAGCGAAGCGGCCATCCTCGAAGTCGGGATCCAGCTCCACCGCCTTGCGAAGCCGCGGCAGAGCTTCCTGCGGGCGCCTCTGACGCAGTTCCAACTCGCCGGCTGCGTAGTACAACAGGGCCTGGTCCGGCTGGGCAGCCAGAGCCCGGCGCAGCTCGCCCAACGCCTCGTCCGGGCGCCCGGCCTCGGCCAGGGCGAAGGCCAGGTCCCGGCGCGCCGTAAGGTTGCCGGGATCCGCCTCCAGGGCCCGACGATACTCCCGCACCGCATCCTCCATGCGTCCCTCGCGCCAGGCGAAGCCGGCGCGGGCGAGGTGGGAGGAGGCGCCGGTGGCGTGAGCGCGGACCTCTTCGAGCCAGGGATCCTCGACCACGAAGCGCTCGCTCCCCCGCTCCTCCAGGTGCCGGCGAGCGCGCTCCAGGTCCCCCAGGGCTCGATAGGCCTGGGCCAGCGGATAGTGCACGATGGATGCCCGGGGCTGAAGCTCCAGAAGACTCCGGAAGCGTCCCGCGGCGGCTTCGGCATCCCCCTCCTCCAGCGCCAGCTGACCCAGCTCGAAGAGAGCCCCGGCGTGCTCACTCTGGAGCTCCAAGGCCCGCTCCAGCTGCTCCCGAGCTTTCCCCCGGTCGCCTAGGGCGAGGAGCAGACGGCCATGGGCCACCAGCGCCGGCACGTGGTCCGACGAGAGCGCCAGCACCTGCTGCAAAGATCCCCGTGCCCCTTCCAGCTCTCCCCGCTCTTCCTGCACCAACGCCCGCAGGTAGAACCATCGGGGCTCCTGGGGATCGAGCTCCGCAGCCTGCTCGTAAGCCGCCG
This window of the Acidobacteriota bacterium genome carries:
- a CDS encoding GatB/YqeY domain-containing protein, with translation MSTVQARLQDEIKTALKAGDKERTSTLRMLLTEVKNEKIRAGQEVDEDAFLTLVRRSIKQRQDSVEQYRKGGRDASAEKEEREIALLETFLPAQASEDEIRDAIRQLVREEDLSGNAAMGRVMKAIMARFGAATDGRTVSRIAREVLAENG
- the selB gene encoding selenocysteine-specific translation elongation factor, which translates into the protein MARVIVGTAGHIDHGKTSLVRALTGIDCDRWEQEKTRGITIDLGFAHLTAHGEDGDLQIGFIDVPGHERFLHNALAGLGGVRVLLLVVAADEGVKPQTREHLDICSLLHIPSAVVALTKSDLVATDLLELAQLEVEELLAGGPFEGAPAIAVSSTTGEGVEDLRRALLEQARSQALEGTDQRPVRLPVDRAFHLKGAGVVVTGTLVSGSVATGDSLQIQPGEGSARVRSIQVHGMERPAAQTGERTSLQLAGAGLEDLSRGVHLVTPEAFQGSRSLLLRCRLLPDADKSISGFVPVRVHHFASETVGKMRPLDPPELGPGGEALVEVRLSQPLTAVRGDTVILRRPSPAATLGGGPVLDPQWLRHRGNALANALKALSGDLPSALRQWIYEGGEAGATGRELARRLGGRPEAVHPLLEELAAAGHLLEAPGSSGASGGARRWISPAVFQRILRRAQKVLASYFKENRLARGLPKAEAVQRILSARGKPLAAIYLDWLQSAKVLGLDGDLVTLPGHRAELTGEESKLARAIVENLDDAGLKPPSPGELQRDLGAKPQIVDGVVGYLVERGKLLRLPNGLILSARAVSELQKEMAAGGWEKFTVVQFKDHFGLSRKWAIPILEHLDSVGFTRRAGDQRLLVHGS
- a CDS encoding TonB-dependent receptor, which gives rise to MSRFLSIALMLALTFGGTLSVLAQGQQSGTLTGTVKDSNGDPLPGVTVTVTSPSLLGERTAFTGANGDYIIRGLNPGTYKVVFELSGMTTVERTATVELGRTSRSDAPMQVAEVEETIVVRGEAPTALESTTVGANYDAETIDSLATPRTLFGIAQLAPGLSTNTPNGGQVTISGAFAYDNVFLIDGVDTNDNLFGTSNNLFIEDAIEETQVLTSGVSAEYGRFSGGVINAITKSGGNEFSGSARIDLTNPSWRNETPIEEDNGITRESDQQEVLQATLGGYVVKDALWFFLAGRDQSLASQHVFASTNVPVSRTTDNERYEIKLTGNINSSHTLQGTYTENETSQFRPSFNFTIDPRAAKARTLPNDLFVVRYNGVLTSNLFAELQYSEKAFQFADSGGTSTDIVDSPFLSFGNGLQHYNQPYFDATDPEDRNNEQLAGSVSYFLSSASAGSHDIKVGFEDFTSFRTGGNSQSATSYVFEAEYLQDANGNAILDDQGRLQPIFNGGVILENWIAVRGAQIDIQTQSFYINDKWNFNDHWSFNIGARYEQVDGTATGGVQPVDADAFVPRLAASYDVRGDGKYKFDLTYAEYAGKYSEAQFANNTNVGTPDYIGLFYDGPEGVGLDFAPGFDLNNYVPYNAVFPLQNVFYDEGINSPVVEEITFSAGAEIGRGGYLKLTYTDRSTSDFVEDFINDPLNPVTVVTPIGNQVADRQVFSNTSAPVRDYQGLQLQGRYRITNNWQVEGHWTHQITNDGNFEGEGTNTPGSSSTFGDYPEVFNKDRHFPEGRLNDFQEDRVRLWTTYNLGLGRAGNVGLSLLLNYDSAPTYSLSATRVPLTDQQRAANPGYRGLPTTQTLFFGERGTEEFESSTTVDFAATYSLPIWRSLETWVKFDMRNVFDDDSVIDGFQTVGANFGGPTDADGLPTTFTRPANLGNPQNNEDFVTPREYRISAGIRF
- a CDS encoding CRTAC1 family protein; its protein translation is MREEMEEICRRLQDSDQRYFGLRPAEELQRRLQAPGLDGATELELRRRLGRELIELGKPLEAVEELETALALAQKTNAPREARLDLVALTGLAHLQAAEDVNCIGHHTSASCILPVLPEGVHPLPDHARRAGDYFQAFLQEVPRSVQTAWLLNLSRMVSGDFPQGVPEPYRLSESTFAKAQLPGEPGRWVDRGPELGINALDLAGGAVMEDLDGDGLLDLVTSTSDPCDHLKAFRNDGHGGFEDVTRAWGLDEQLGGLNLVQADYDGDGAVDLLVLRGAWLFEQGRIRNSLLRNRVQETGRFEDVTRSAGLAEPAVPTQTAAWADYDGDGDLDLYVGNEALEPNLYPSRLWRNDGASFTDVTEAAGVANRRFAKGVTWGDYDDDGDPDLYVSNFGPNRLYENRGDGTFEDVAAAAGVLQPEGNSFASWFFDYDNDGDLDLLVADYNGPGIKVAAHFFGVPVPDGQPLLYRNDGGRFTEVSRSVGIEQPMLPMGSNYGDVDNDGWLDFYIGTGDPEFESQFPNILLRNTGGRFEDVTYSGGFGHVQKGHSVAFGDVDNDGDQDLFEQLGGFYPGDAFGNALFENPGGEGLDSTGHWITLRFEGKKANRHAVGARVEARVRNQDGSVRSVHALVGTGGSFGGNSLQLELGLGAEAVAVDRLIVRWPGSGTVQELAVPALDRFYRLVEGEELEALEVPRISLGG
- a CDS encoding tetratricopeptide repeat protein, which translates into the protein MADSTAPPLEGMDPAVRRQLGAAAEAVEAARRGGESELAAAYGELAMTYHAYDLWDGAAAAYEQAAELDPQEPRWFYLRALVQEERGELEGARGSLQQVLALSSDHVPALVAHGRLLLALGDRGKAREQLERALELQSEHAGALFELGQLALEEGDAEAAAGRFRSLLELQPRASIVHYPLAQAYRALGDLERARRHLEERGSERFVVEDPWLEEVRAHATGASSHLARAGFAWREGRMEDAVREYRRALEADPGNLTARRDLAFALAEAGRPDEALGELRRALAAQPDQALLYYAAGELELRQRRPQEALPRLRKAVELDPDFEDGRFALARALLALGREEEAVPHLRAVLAIDPHRLAARRTLAVVLARLGRLQEAKEQLALAVATDPDDLEQRAELARLAETLGDRATAEEQYRELEARKP